From Arachis hypogaea cultivar Tifrunner chromosome 3, arahy.Tifrunner.gnm2.J5K5, whole genome shotgun sequence:
ACTATTTTAAGGAGCTCGGATATGACAAGGTAGTTGAGTGCTAGTGGTTGGTTCTGGAGAGGAGTTTGGAGGTTGGATTGAGAGCTCTGACCACTGATGATGAATTAAGGGAAATGTGCTTCCATGCACAGAGGAATGATGGAGTAGTTGATGTTTATTTCGAACATGGAGTTTCAACACCTGAACTGATGGAGGAGAAAGAAGCTGTCCTGTGTCTGGATTATATTCTATAAGAGCAGCCTGGTGGTGACTTAAACAAGAAGAACACCTCTGAGGATACCTTAAATGAAATGCCACATGACAAATGTGATCCTGACCCAGCTCCTCCTACTTCAATCCCCATTCCAAACAGTCCAATTGGAATCGCAGTTCCTGCTAACACCCCCACCACAAGACCTACACATGATGACACCAAGTCCATGGCTGATCATGAGAACCCCAAACTCCATCATATACCCAAACCAAAACCCACCACAAAGCCCAATACAACCCCAACTGTCAAGAAGAATAAAAAACCCAAGCAGAACCAGAAGCCCAAGAAAACTCAACCAAAGCCCAAACCCAAGTTTACTTCAAAAACCAAGCCCAAATTTAACCCACCTAAAAGAATCACAAGATCTCAGGCAAGGGGACATTGGAGAGCTAGCAAAAGGAAGCAATCTGATCATGTGGATTTAACTGGAAACGGATTAAGCAGTAATGAAGGCAGTTCAGAGGATGATTGTTATGTCCTTGTGCAGGAGGCCAGCTCTAGTAGTGATGATGAATTGGTTACACAACCAATCAGGAAAGAGGCCAAGAAGGTTAAGAAGCTTAAGAAGGCCTCAGCCATGGCCAAAGGGAAGGAAAAGATGTATAAAGACACTATTATGCAAGATGATGATGCAATTGTGGCAGACTTATCTGATGTAGAGGTGGACCTTGGTTTTCTTGGAAGTCCAGGGGATGGATTGATGTATGATTCTCTTGACCTGGGTGCAGAATCTGATGGTGCCAACTCGTGGCACTCGGAGGAGATGAAGACTCTTCCAAATTCTGAAGTTGAATTGGAATCTGATGGAGAGTCGGATGAGTTTCCAATCTTCCAAGAGGGCTAGAGATTTGGTGAGTTGCAACTGCAAGTGGGCATGAAGTTTAATACTAAACAAGACTTCAGGGATGCTGTGCGAGAGTTTACCATTCAGGAGGGTAGGAGGATTAAGTTTGTAAAGAATGACAACGTGAGGTGTAGGGCAGTGTGCCAGGTAGAAGAGTGCTCATGGGCGGTTTATGCCTCAAGGGATCATGAGGACTCTTGCTGGCAAATCAAGACTTTTAATGACGATCATACATGTCCGAGAGAGAATTCTAATAGGGCTGCAAACAGAGCTTGGCTGGCAAGTAAGTTGGTAAAAAAGGTTAGGAAGTACCCGAATTTCAAGCAATGTGAGGCTGCAACATACTTCAGGTCAAAGTGTGACCTCATATTGCATAGAAATTCAATTGCAAGAGCCTTGGCTGATGCGAGAAATGTTGTATACGGGAATGAAAAGGCACAGTATACCTTGTTAAGGGATTATGCTGAAACGCTGCTAAAAACCAATCCGGGATCCACTATAAGGATCGGGGTTACTCCAATGCCTGACGGCCAAGTAATTTTTGATAAAATGTACATCTGCCTGGGTGGTTGCAAGAACGGGTTTAAATCCGGGTGTCGACCTTTAATCGGCCTCGATGGTGCATTTCTAAAGACGCAGATTGGTAGACAGATATTATCAGCTGTCGCACAAGATGCTAATCACCACATTTATGTGGTTGCTTGGGCTATAGTCAACATTGAAAACAAGGAAAACTGGAAATGGTTTTTGGAGTTACTCCATGAAGATTTAGGAGACTATAAGGCTAACGGGTGGTGCTTCATTTCTGATATGCAGAAGGTTAGACAGTTTATTTTGTAAGCAAAATGTATGTGTGTTTATTGTATAAATTGTTTGCTTCCATGTAACATGCTGATTATTGGAACTTGCTGATTGGAACTTGTATGTGTGTTTATTGTATAAACTGTTTGCTGATGATTGTAACTTGCTGATGATTGGAACTTGCTGATTGGAACTTGCTTTTATTGTAATGGATGATTGGAACTTGCTGATTTCACTTGTTAGGATAGGTTGTTTGGTTATTTAGGTAGTCTGAATTAGGTAGATTGATTATTTAGGGTGATTGGTTATGTAGGTAGGTTGGTTATTTATGAACTTTGGGTATTTTTGGTGTTTGGTGTCTGCTGTATCTTTCTATCAATTGCAGGGGTTGATAGCGGCTGTGGAGGAGGTCATGCCACAGGTCCACCATCGTTTCTGTGTTTGGCACCTGTGGCGAAATTTCAACAAACAGTGGAAGGATCTTGAGCTGCAGAGACTCCTTTGGGATGCTGCAAGATCAACCACCTTCCAAGATTTTATTGGCAACATGGACAAGATCAAGAGAATCAATGAGGAAGCATGGACATACCTTAACAAGTGGCCTAGGCATTCATGGACGAAGTCTCAATTTAGCCACAGGCCAAAGCTGGATAATATATGCAACAATGCATGTGAGGTCTTCAACGCAAGGATCAAAGAGGCTAGGAGCAAGCCAATAATCACACTGCTTGAAGAGGTAAGGATGTTCGTTATGAGGTCCATTGCAAAGAACAAAATAAAGTTGAACAACCACATGGGAAAACTTCCTCCAGTTATTCAGAGCCGGTTGGAAAAGGTAAGGAAAGAGTCCAAGAACTGGGTTCCTATATGGACTGGGGATGAAGCCTATGAAAAGTTTGAGGTCCATGGACAACCAACAAACATGGTTATCGATCTAGGAAAAAGACTTTGCACCTGCCAGTTCTGGATGTTAACAGGTAAAGTTAcactaaaattatatttattttcattaaattcaTTTACATTATCATCATATTCAATTTAGGTGGTTTTTACTTGAACTATTAAATGGCATGGTCTGGACTTGAACTGTCTTTTGTTTGTTGTGCTTTAGGCATTCCCTGTGTTCACGCTTGTGCTGCTCTTGCACGGGTGAACAGGAGACCAGAGGATTTCTGTCACCCCTTGGTCACAATAGAGTCATACAGGAAGACTTATGAACATTACATCAATCCTCTTCCGGGCCAATCCATGTGGAAAAAATCAGCATATAGTCAGCCACAGGCTCCAAACATCAAACGGAAACCAGGAAAGCTCACAACCAAAAGAAGAAAGAACGCTGATGAAGGTACTAGTGTGCACAAGAAAGCTAAGCATACTGTTACCCTAAAGAGACAGCTCAAGCCATTCACATGCAAGTATTGTGGTGTAAAGGGCCACACCAAGAGGGGTTGCAAACAGAAGAGAGCTGATGAGCTAGCTGCTGCTCTTGCAGCTGCAGCAGCTACTGTGGCAGCTTCCAAGGCCAAAGCAAGTGCTAGTGGGAGTACACCTGCAACTGAACCAAGCAACACTGTCACTCCGGGACCACCAGCAGCTGACATTTCACCACTAGTGTCTGCACCGCAAGCTGAAGAGGTTGAATTATCCCAACCAAGCTATGGTGGAACACAAGATGAGGTATAAAAGATCCCAAAATATTTGTTGTTTATTTCCTGTTTACACTATTCATACAAATTATTACACTTTACGCAGgcaccaccaccaacaacaacaagGCCACCTAAATTACCAACCAAAAGGAGGACGCCACAACAACCAGTAACTACTTCTGTCAATTCCATACAAGGAGTAAGTGCAGCCACATCTTCAAGGTTGGAAAGGTTCATGAAGTTTGTTCCAACACCACAGTTCAAGGCGCCAAGGAAGAAAAACCCTTAATTTTGGATGTTCTATCAGCTTGTTTAAGAACATATATGGGATTTGGGCATTGgttgattttttgggttttttttttgttatttctctAAAGGAATGGCTCTTAGCTAGACTGTttagtttattttgattttctagtAGTAAATACTATATCAGAGTTTATGCTCCATTGTGGCTGTTCCAGTTTGTTTATCCTTATGTGGTCAAATGATACTGTGTTACATTTACAATGTTTTGTTTATAATCTACAACTACTATTATCAATTTACCTCTTCTCTTCATTCAgtttgtattctatttttgtaAAATCTATCTACAAATAACACACCAATAAGCTAAACAATTCCCATACATTCATTAACAGATGCTTTCAAATACAGTTCTTACATTTTTACCATCACGACTAAAACAACAACTAACAGAGAAAAAAAGCAACCCTAACATCTGCATCATATATTTCTGGGTCCTTAACTCAGCCTCCAAATTTCCAATCCTCAAAGCAAGACTGACGTTCACTTCTTCATTGTTGTATGCCGCAGTGTCTTCCAAATTTCCTTTATCATCTTCATCAATGTCTACCCATCGAAAGAACCCACACCATCTTCTTCCACTACTCTGTGAACATGAAATTTAACAGTTACCATCAAAATAGTCAACAACACATCTTCAGAAAACACTCACGTTGTAATTCGGGCATCCAAAGAAGGGCTTATTTGGGTGGATTTTCGTTCCAGACCATCGGAGCACAGGACGTTTTTCACACCCACATCGCTCTGGTACTCGCGTGCCTCTACTCTGACTTGGCCTCCTTGTGGTTGATCACATTGAACTTCCCTCTCCATCAACTGCACGTCCAACCATCATTGAACCAGCAAAGCAATGGGTACAAGAATAaccagggaagaagaagaagaacaagaagaagaagatgaagaacgtAGCTGACGAAGAAGTGCTGCGCTACTTGTGAGTTAGGGTTTAAAAAGGGGTCAGAGACCAAATTGGGTCTTAAAAAGTTTCATTTGCCACATCAGCCAACCGTTAGACACTCCAGCGTGGCACTCATTGGCCACGTCACTCCCGCCGGCAACGAACATGACCGGAAAATACGAGGGGGACCACCTTGATGTATTTTTTCCAATCTGGAAGActtaattagtgcaattgaaaaaTCAGGGACTAAATCGGTGCATTTTGTGAACCTCAGTGACCACTTTAGAGTTAACTCTCTTAAATCATTTTAACAATCAGTACAAAATAATGATAGGCAATTAGGCAGACACAGAGCCAGCATTTCACTGACAGCAGTTTGAGAATTGAGAGACATAGATCAGTGGCAATTCCGTCATTTGAACGAAAACCCATGCCTGATTTATGGCGAGCCATGAGTGCTTTGCTTATCTGCTTAGTCGGTTAGTTAGTTATTTGCTTCTACAACTTCCTAGTTTTCTAACTCCGTGTTTTTCGGATACTCTGCTTCCGCCATCCACTCCCGCCTCTGAAGGATGGGCTGCGCGCTCCCAAAGCCGGCGCGATCCCGACCAAATCCCGCTGCGCCTCCAGAGAGGCAAGGGAACAACCAACCCAGCAATGTTCACCGCTACATTCCGACCCAACAGGGTTGGCCGCCGTGGTTGATGGAGGTTGTCGGCGACGCCATCCAAGACTGGACTCCTCGCCGCGCCAACACCTTCGAAAAGCTTTCTAAGGTTCTGTTTACTTGGAACCTTCAATTTTTATTCTTAGTGAATGTTTATTTTATGGTGTTCTCCACTTGCAGATTGGGCAAGGGACTTATAGCAATGTGTACAAAGCCAGAGACCTAGTGAGTGGAAAGATAGTGGCTTTGAAGAAGGTGAGATTTGATCACTTAGAAGGAGAGAGTGTGAAGTTCATGGCCAGAGAGATTCTTGTCCTGAAGAAGCTTGATCACCCGAATGTTGTGAAACTTGAAGGCTTGGTTACTTCAAGGATCTGTTCCAGTATCTACTTGGTGTTTGAGTACATGGACCATGATCTTGCTGGCCTTGTTGCTGGCCATGGTCTCAACTTCACTCAGCCTCAGGTCAGGTACCTCAAATTCAGTGCTTCTGACAGATTAAATATAGAAAGGCTGATTTGTGTATTATGACAGATTAAATGCTATATGAAGCAATTACTATGTGGGCTTGAGCATTGCCACAGCAGAGGTGTATTACACCGTGATATAAAGGGCTCCAATCTGCTTATTGACAATCAAGGAATCCTTAAAATTGCTGATTTTGGACTCGCCGCTTTCTATGATTCCAAACAAACCCGTCCCATGACCAACAGAGTCGTCACTCTTTGGTATCGTCCGCCGGAGCTTCTTCTTGGAGCTACCTTCTATGGTGTTGGTATCGACCTCTGGAGTGCCGGATGCATCTTCGCGGAGCTACTTGCCGGAAAGCCTATCATGCCTGCCCGAACAGAGGTGTGTGTGTTCATATTTATTGCTCCTTTCACTCACTTGCCTAAAGAGTTTTAACTTGATCTATCTAGGTTGACCAACTGCACAAAATATTCAAGTTATGCGGCTCTCCATCAGAGGATTACTGGAAGAAATATAGATTGCAAAATGCTACACTCTATAAGCCACACCACCAATATAAAAGATGCATCCTGCAAACTTTCAAGGATTTCCCGTCTTCTTCATTACCTCTAATTGATACTCTTCTTGCAATAGATCCCGATCATCGCGGCACTACCTCTGCAGCTCTAAATAGTCAAGTTAATTAGCCTTCACTTTCACTCTATTAGACATGTGATGATTATTTACTTAAAATCAGCATCTTTGTCTACAGTTCTTTAACACCGAGCCCTATGCTTGTGAACCATCATGTTTACCAATGTATCCTCCTTGCAAAGAACTCGATGTAAAGCTAAGAGTCAAAGAAGCAAGAAGGTTCTcttattctgttgttgtttttgaTAACTTATGCAACGATAATGTCTTGTTGATcttgtttttgtttatttgattttggttCTTAGGCAGAAAGCTTTAAGCGGAAAAGCTGTTGCAGTTGATGCTGCAACAAGAGTTAGAGCGCTTGAGTGCGCTTTGGCCATTCCAGAGATCCAAACAAATTTAGATGTATGTCAGATATTTTCTTTATGTTTATCTGTTTCTCCTAACTCTGTTATACCTAATTGAGTTTGATTTCCTTGCAATATCTTCAACAAACTGAAGTTCATGCACTCAATTCTATCACTATCATAGATTCTTGGACTAACCCTTCACGATACCAAGTCATTTTCACAATTTGGAGACAAATATGTTGTGAATGAATTATATTGATATTTACAACTTGAGAGCTAGATTCTTCTTCATCACCACAATTGTTTTAAATTTCTAACCGAATGTCAGAGGTGGAGAGTTGTGACAAATGCAAATGCCAAAAGCAAGAGTGAGAAATTCCCACCTCCACATCAGGATGGAGCTGTTGGATATCCATTGAATGCATCAAACAGAGGAACTGTTTTATTTTGTGCCAGTGACACTTCCTTTGGCTCAAAAACTTCAAGAACTCTTGGAACTAgtattgctgctgctgctgctaggCCTAGGCCTAATTCCAAAGGAAGGACATCAAACAAAGCAGATTCGAAGATGGTGTCATCTTGGAAATTTATGCGTGCATTCAAGCCAACAATTGTTGGCCTTTCATCTGATTTATTATTTAGAAGGAATTAATCAATTACTATGGATTTTACCATTGCTTAGTGGTAtttgttcttgttctttttcCTGTTGGTCCAATTTTTGGTACTTCATTTGACATAAAAGAGTTTGTTGTATATATCTGTAAATCTATAGGGCCAAATCCCACTTCTGTACAGTGTTCTCGAGCACATTCCCAAATGGTTACATTATCTTCATGTTCATGACCTTAGAAGTGTACAtgtttgaaaagttttaaaataaaagaaaataatattgcTTTCGTATTTTATGTTTACCATCTTTTCATATACCTATAAATTAGACTATAACTTAATCTCAAATTTGTCTTCATGTTTCTGGTCTATGGAGTACTACTACCAGCATCAATTTTCTAATACGAGATGGTCCACTTCCAAGTACACGACATTATATGAAAGTTGGTAAAGTTGGCTCCTAGTTGAAAAGATGTTGCGCCAGCTGGTAGTTGATGATCATAACACCGCTGTTCTCTCTCTGACTCTTTCTTGAGGGGTGTGgctattttttgaataaatttgaGTATTATTGTTGACACATGTCTTTTAGGTAGcgttttaggtagcgtttggtggagagacaaagacaaaaagactgagactgagagacaaggattgaaacaaatctcagtattctgtttggtgcaaaatgggagacaggaattgaaacaagaatgaaactctaatttaatttgcacaaagggtaaaattgaaattaattaattgaaatgaaagtatttaaggtataaaatgttattaaagtttcagtttccatctctaaaaatttcagtcccctgtgtccttactttttggaagtactgaaatactgaaattttggagacagacaaaaattttagtaccagtctctgaactaacaaatacaatattaaatctcagtctctcagtctctgtctcagtacctgaaaacaaacgctaccttatagTACATAAGTCATTATATGGTATGGCCATCATGTAGAATTTGCTTCTTTAAATTGAAATTTACACTTGATAGGATTTCCTTTtcctaatgatgatgatgatgataatgtttTCCTAATGTTTTATAGTCCTTTCAAGGTTCCAACTAAGTTTCGTTAGTTTTCTTTACTTTATGGAATCTTCTTGAGACAAATTGCATCCCTTGATAAAACATCCTACCTTTATGTGGGGAAAATCCCGATTAGTCATCCTAACCCTGCTACAAAGTGATTACAGTAAGATCCAATTTTTAGCACGatatgatcgtactaaaagtaaaatattattgacttatttttttattatttatttaatattgaaccTTTACGATGTTGATACATTTTCAATTTTagaaaaaaactaataaattttgtttttatttattaaaaattgttCAACAAACACttccaataaaaaataattacataattactaataatacattatagttattcaaataaacaataaatacaaGTCTATACCTCTAAATAAAACTTCAACTAACCAAGCGAAgggaaataaataaattctaataaatactCAATTCGAAAACAAACTCCTTCACGCATCTGTAACATTACAATAAGTCTTCGTACCTGTAACTGAAAGGGTGGgaaagaaggggtaagaactaaaGAGTTCTTAGAAAGATTGGGATAGATAGTTAGGTTCATTTTATGTTATACTTAGCCAACAGCAACAACCACAGGATACATACAAACTTTAACAACCAAAGGTACATAAAAACAATTAATCAGGAAACACATACACACGAATCACAGAAACATATAACAAAGAAATATGCGctaacaagtatgatgcatgtctgtcctatgtagGCCATGAGCCCATATGTCGGTTTACACTCTGCAACCCGACATTACCTAAGAACTAGTCTCAGATATGATTTTTCATTGAGTCTTTCGTGCATACGTGTTTGTGGTTAAGAGTACCATAAGTTCAGGACCATAGGCAATCAACGTAAAACTCGAcgccataatatacgcacaaagAAAACTGTGATCCTCAATTAGTGGGCATCCTCAAAATCAACACACAACAGTTCGTGAATTTTTTATACATTATAGTTACTAGTAATACATTATAGTtattcaaatgaacaataaatacAAGCTGATGCATTTGTATCATTAGTTGTTTTTCTTTAGAATTTCATTTAAAtagttaatagtttttgtttttatgagcAATAAATTTTTAGATTAATAGAAAGTATGTTAATGCTTTGAATAATATGTTTTAGGAGATTTCGAAGATAAACCAAGCAAAATGAGAtccaagagaaaaaaaaggagcTAAGAATATACTTTCAAGCCAAAGATACACTTTGAATTTAAGGCAACGTTTTAAAGGACACTCTTTTAGGCTCAAAGTTACCAAATTTGAAGCGTGAATCAATTGCCGTTCAACGGGAAGAAATTGGCATCCAATGGCAATCATGCGTACATATTTAGTATGCATACACGCAAATATGACAAAAAGGGAAAAACATGTATACGCATTTATCATGCGTACATGCAATTATGGTAGATCAAGGAGGTCATGTGTACAAATTTTTCAAGTATACATATGTTGGTAGCATATTTCCAATGTTGTGCATACGCATCCCTCATGCGTACACACAACCAGTGCCATTAGCAAGATCGTGCGTACGCATCCCTCATGAGTACGTATGAATCCCGTTTTGCGTCCCACGCTAGCTCTTTAGCGTACAACGACTGGTACTgtcatatt
This genomic window contains:
- the LOC112790972 gene encoding probable serine/threonine-protein kinase At1g54610 isoform X1, encoding MGCALPKPARSRPNPAAPPERQGNNQPSNVHRYIPTQQGWPPWLMEVVGDAIQDWTPRRANTFEKLSKIGQGTYSNVYKARDLVSGKIVALKKVRFDHLEGESVKFMAREILVLKKLDHPNVVKLEGLVTSRICSSIYLVFEYMDHDLAGLVAGHGLNFTQPQIKCYMKQLLCGLEHCHSRGVLHRDIKGSNLLIDNQGILKIADFGLAAFYDSKQTRPMTNRVVTLWYRPPELLLGATFYGVGIDLWSAGCIFAELLAGKPIMPARTEVDQLHKIFKLCGSPSEDYWKKYRLQNATLYKPHHQYKRCILQTFKDFPSSSLPLIDTLLAIDPDHRGTTSAALNSQFFNTEPYACEPSCLPMYPPCKELDVKLRVKEARRQKALSGKAVAVDAATRVRALECALAIPEIQTNLDRWRVVTNANAKSKSEKFPPPHQDGAVGYPLNASNRGTVLFCASDTSFGSKTSRTLGTSIAAAAARPRPNSKGRTSNKADSKMVSSWKFMRAFKPTIVGLSSDLLFRRN
- the LOC112779824 gene encoding uncharacterized protein, translating into MKFNTKQDFRDAVREFTIQEGRRIKFVKNDNVRCRAVCQVEECSWAVYASRDHEDSCWQIKTFNDDHTCPRENSNRAANRAWLASKLVKKVRKYPNFKQCEAATYFRSKCDLILHRNSIARALADARNVVYGNEKAQYTLLRDYAETLLKTNPGSTIRIGVTPMPDGQVIFDKMYICLGGCKNGFKSGCRPLIGLDGAFLKTQIGRQILSAVAQDANHHIYVVAWAIVNIENKENWKWFLELLHEDLGDYKANGWCFISDMQKGLIAAVEEVMPQVHHRFCVWHLWRNFNKQWKDLELQRLLWDAARSTTFQDFIGNMDKIKRINEEAWTYLNKWPRHSWTKSQFSHRPKLDNICNNACEVFNARIKEARSKPIITLLEEVRMFVMRSIAKNKIKLNNHMGKLPPVIQSRLEKVRKESKNWVPIWTGDEAYEKFEVHGQPTNMVIDLGKRLCTCQFWMLTGIPCVHACAALARVNRRPEDFCHPLVTIESYRKTYEHYINPLPGQSMWKKSAYSQPQAPNIKRKPGKLTTKRRKNADEGTSVHKKAKHTVTLKRQLKPFTCKYCGVKGHTKRGCKQKRADELAAALAAAAATVAASKAKASASGSTPATEPSNTVTPGPPAADISPLVSAPQAEEVELSQPSYGGTQDEAPPPTTTRPPKLPTKRRTPQQPVTTSVNSIQGVSAATSSRLERFMKFVPTPQFKAPRKKNP
- the LOC112790972 gene encoding probable serine/threonine-protein kinase At1g54610 isoform X2, with protein sequence MGCALPKPARSRPNPAAPPERQGNNQPSNVHRYIPTQQGWPPWLMEVVGDAIQDWTPRRANTFEKLSKIGQGTYSNVYKARDLVSGKIVALKKVRFDHLEGESVKFMAREILVLKKLDHPNVVKLEGLVTSRICSSIYLVFEYMDHDLAGLVAGHGLNFTQPQIKCYMKQLLCGLEHCHSRGVLHRDIKGSNLLIDNQGILKIADFGLAAFYDSKQTRPMTNRVVTLWYRPPELLLGATFYGVGIDLWSAGCIFAELLAGKPIMPARTELCGSPSEDYWKKYRLQNATLYKPHHQYKRCILQTFKDFPSSSLPLIDTLLAIDPDHRGTTSAALNSQFFNTEPYACEPSCLPMYPPCKELDVKLRVKEARRQKALSGKAVAVDAATRVRALECALAIPEIQTNLDRWRVVTNANAKSKSEKFPPPHQDGAVGYPLNASNRGTVLFCASDTSFGSKTSRTLGTSIAAAAARPRPNSKGRTSNKADSKMVSSWKFMRAFKPTIVGLSSDLLFRRN